A region of Candidatus Hydrogenedentota bacterium DNA encodes the following proteins:
- a CDS encoding DUF1559 domain-containing protein, protein MRRRGFTLIELLVVIAIIGILAAILLPALARAREAARRASCANNLKQMGLIFKMYANEAQGEKWPSLIKAHPYDAGTGPCGDPNDHNQFFNGPSVYPEYMTDDNIILCPSDADAQARADQYWRNADGSVQPCDFWEVSYTYYGWAMKDEYVIMPGTDVNDMPATFDYGFLFAVQTVFTGVAAGTGNEDLVSLSAVFNFGNGTPWNSFEGDISYASDTGKDVTCYRLREGIERFFITDINNPAGSAIAQTEVPVMWDSVWTAAKGVESYFNHIPGGGNVLFMDGHVEFVRYPSEWPVCKAYVQMMDLMSGVLNPP, encoded by the coding sequence ATGAGAAGACGAGGGTTCACATTGATTGAATTGCTGGTCGTTATCGCGATCATCGGCATCCTTGCGGCCATTCTTCTGCCCGCATTGGCCCGTGCGCGCGAAGCGGCCCGGCGCGCGAGCTGCGCAAACAACCTGAAGCAGATGGGCCTGATTTTCAAGATGTATGCGAACGAGGCCCAAGGCGAAAAGTGGCCGAGCTTGATTAAGGCGCATCCGTATGATGCGGGGACTGGTCCTTGCGGAGACCCCAACGACCACAACCAGTTCTTTAACGGCCCGTCGGTATACCCCGAGTACATGACCGACGACAACATCATTCTTTGCCCATCGGACGCCGATGCCCAGGCACGGGCCGACCAGTATTGGCGGAATGCCGACGGCAGCGTCCAGCCCTGCGATTTCTGGGAAGTGTCGTACACCTACTATGGCTGGGCCATGAAGGACGAGTACGTCATCATGCCGGGAACGGATGTCAACGATATGCCAGCCACGTTTGACTATGGGTTCCTCTTCGCGGTCCAGACCGTTTTCACGGGCGTGGCTGCCGGCACGGGGAACGAAGATCTTGTCAGTCTCTCCGCTGTTTTCAACTTTGGGAATGGCACCCCCTGGAACTCGTTTGAAGGCGATATCAGCTACGCGAGCGACACGGGCAAGGATGTGACCTGCTACCGTCTTCGTGAAGGCATCGAGCGGTTCTTCATCACCGACATCAACAACCCGGCGGGCAGCGCCATTGCCCAGACCGAAGTTCCGGTGATGTGGGACTCGGTGTGGACTGCTGCAAAGGGTGTCGAGAGTTACTTCAACCACATCCCCGGCGGCGGTAACGTGCTGTTCATGGACGGGCACGTCGAATTCGTCCGCTACCCGAGCGAATGGCCGGTCTGCAAGGCATACGTGCAGATGATGGATTTGATGAGCGGCGTGCTCAATCCCCCGTGA
- a CDS encoding DUF393 domain-containing protein: MDRATLIYDGECPFCRRAAAWALQHARENALEALPCQDAERERRFPEITREQCMAAMQLVTPDGRVYAGDQALPVLMERMQGWRWAARVLRWPVFRHASPGVYRWFATRRYALAAIAGHERRESCNSKAEKTCNEGEKRE, translated from the coding sequence ATGGACCGTGCTACGCTCATTTATGATGGCGAATGCCCGTTTTGCCGCCGTGCGGCGGCATGGGCCCTGCAGCATGCCCGCGAGAACGCGCTCGAGGCGCTGCCGTGCCAGGATGCCGAGCGCGAGCGCCGTTTTCCGGAAATTACCCGCGAACAGTGCATGGCGGCCATGCAGTTGGTGACGCCCGACGGCCGGGTGTATGCCGGAGACCAGGCCCTGCCTGTGCTGATGGAACGGATGCAGGGGTGGCGCTGGGCCGCGCGGGTTCTGCGCTGGCCGGTGTTCCGCCATGCATCGCCGGGGGTCTATCGCTGGTTCGCCACACGCCGCTACGCGCTGGCCGCGATCGCGGGGCATGAGCGCAGAGAATCCTGCAACAGCAAGGCTGAAAAGACCTGCAACGAAGGGGAAAAACGTGAGTAA
- a CDS encoding PaaI family thioesterase: MSNDGITYLPNSKPCFICGEDNAAGVQTRFYIENGIVKAPFTGKPHHCGFDNVVHGGIVAAILDECMGWAVAREVHRMCFTGELTIRYLKPVPANRPMTACSEVCKATRRMGTARGWLVDQEGTEYARAEGRFIPLSAEGTLEVDDNLVYRGGEERVFDCLRERPR; the protein is encoded by the coding sequence GTGAGTAACGACGGAATAACCTACCTTCCCAATTCAAAACCTTGTTTCATCTGCGGTGAAGATAACGCAGCCGGCGTCCAGACGCGATTCTACATCGAAAACGGCATTGTCAAAGCGCCGTTCACGGGCAAGCCGCACCATTGCGGGTTCGACAACGTTGTACACGGCGGCATTGTCGCGGCGATCCTCGACGAGTGCATGGGCTGGGCCGTAGCCCGCGAAGTTCACCGCATGTGTTTCACCGGCGAATTGACCATCCGCTACCTCAAACCCGTTCCCGCCAACCGGCCCATGACCGCCTGTTCGGAAGTCTGCAAGGCTACCCGCCGGATGGGGACCGCCCGTGGATGGCTCGTCGATCAAGAGGGAACCGAGTACGCCCGCGCCGAAGGCCGGTTTATTCCGCTTTCCGCCGAGGGCACGCTCGAGGTCGACGACAACCTGGTCTACCGTGGCGGCGAAGAACGTGTGTTTGACTGCCTGCGGGAAAGACCCCGGTAG
- a CDS encoding CehA/McbA family metallohydrolase produces the protein MRQVARILCVVAAVFGVGFGAFAADQAPVNPFALPGNWYKANLHTHTTQSDGDVDLPVRVEQYRSHGYSILAVSDHEKTSEAAPFCSDAFLLISGMETHPKSPNPNMNYHILCINVPVGMTFEKETPMEERMKALRDAGAFVVAAHPYWCGFTHDELLPLFEDGAGALEVYNSTCRFNGRANSSVHWDDLLAKGWRIPAVAVDDVHGDNALRMGWTMIKAAQLTLDAVMDALRKGAYYASTGPEFTDLRVEGDTVTVECSPVRKIQFYATAPNGAQTLATDQPLTKGVFTMKRPVAYVRVEITDADGKQAWSPVLYFD, from the coding sequence ATGCGACAGGTTGCACGTATTTTATGTGTTGTGGCGGCGGTTTTCGGCGTAGGCTTCGGGGCGTTCGCGGCGGACCAGGCGCCGGTGAACCCCTTCGCGTTGCCCGGGAATTGGTACAAGGCGAATTTGCACACGCATACAACGCAATCGGACGGCGACGTAGATCTGCCGGTGCGCGTGGAACAGTACCGGTCTCATGGCTACAGCATCCTCGCCGTGTCGGACCACGAGAAGACCAGCGAGGCCGCACCGTTCTGTTCCGATGCGTTTCTGCTGATCAGCGGCATGGAAACGCATCCCAAGTCGCCCAATCCGAACATGAATTACCATATCCTGTGCATCAATGTGCCCGTGGGGATGACCTTCGAGAAGGAAACGCCCATGGAGGAGCGCATGAAAGCCTTGCGTGATGCAGGGGCTTTTGTTGTCGCCGCGCACCCCTATTGGTGCGGCTTCACTCACGATGAGCTGCTGCCCTTGTTTGAAGATGGCGCGGGAGCCCTCGAGGTCTACAATTCCACCTGCCGCTTTAATGGCCGGGCCAACAGCTCGGTCCATTGGGACGATTTGCTCGCCAAAGGGTGGCGCATTCCCGCGGTGGCCGTCGACGATGTACACGGCGACAATGCCTTGCGAATGGGGTGGACCATGATTAAAGCGGCGCAATTGACGCTCGATGCGGTCATGGACGCTCTCCGCAAGGGCGCCTATTATGCATCGACGGGCCCCGAGTTCACCGATCTGCGTGTCGAGGGGGACACGGTGACCGTCGAGTGTTCTCCGGTACGGAAGATCCAGTTCTACGCCACCGCCCCCAACGGCGCACAGACCCTCGCAACGGACCAGCCGCTCACTAAGGGCGTCTTCACCATGAAACGCCCCGTGGCGTATGTGCGGGTCGAGATCACCGATGCGGATGGCAAACAGGCGTGGTCGCCCGTCCTGTATTTCGACTGA
- a CDS encoding DUF4491 family protein, translating to MNFQGVILGAVAFLAIGIFHPVVIKGEYYFGARIWPIFLVVGIICVILSLYVGNTYSSVTLGVVGFSSLWTIHEIKEQEKRVAKGWFPKNPNRAE from the coding sequence GTGAATTTTCAAGGCGTGATACTCGGGGCGGTGGCGTTCCTGGCGATAGGCATCTTCCACCCGGTGGTCATCAAGGGCGAGTACTACTTCGGGGCGCGCATCTGGCCGATCTTTCTGGTGGTTGGCATTATCTGCGTGATTCTATCTCTGTATGTCGGGAATACGTACAGTTCGGTGACCTTGGGGGTAGTGGGGTTCTCCTCGTTGTGGACGATCCACGAGATCAAGGAGCAGGAAAAGCGCGTGGCAAAGGGCTGGTTCCCCAAGAATCCCAACCGGGCGGAATAG
- the feoB gene encoding ferrous iron transport protein B, whose amino-acid sequence MAGIAIAGNPNAGKTSLFNHLTGTFQSVGNYPGVTVECKEGVARLDGRRIRVVDLPGTYSLTAYSQEELVARDFIIEQGPDLVVDVLDASNLERHLYLAIQIMEMGAPLILALNMVDVAAHRGIAVDHAKLSELLGIPVVPTVGNKGVGVRELLQQCLDALDGKLSVAPRPVTYGHEVDEEVDKLAELLSSVPSLPARYRPRWLAVKLLEQDAEVEKKVAELADAEADHMLKAAAKAIKAIEQHCGDDCATVIAERRYGYASGIMKECLILTGQARQLVTDRIDTLVCNRFLGPVILVAVVAALFFSVFKISTEWAWIPWFGGWYAPVAWVEWFFDQLAGAISGLEARAPVLHSLLNDAVIAGVGGVLGFMPLIFTMFFLISALEDSGYIARVAFILDRVLQTFGLQGKSILALIVSGGLGAGGCAVPGVMATRTLREDKDRLITMLVVPFMNCGAKLTVYAMLIAAFFPRHRTEMMLLMWAISWAVALAAAWVLRKFVIRGEQTPFVMELPPYHMPLLRSMLIHTWDRTWLYVKKAGTVILAINILFWALMYFPRPPDGGDSQAPGGGPRVAAVTEEERAAGALSHSFAGRFGRALEPVTQWAGFDWRTNISLMGGFMAKEVIVGTMGTALAMGDVDPDRPESLSQQLAQDPAWNPLKGFVLMVFVMMYAPCFASMAVIRRESGSWKWALFSTAYSTGIAFVLAVVIYQSGLALGLGTP is encoded by the coding sequence GTGGCGGGCATAGCGATTGCAGGCAATCCGAATGCCGGCAAAACGTCTCTTTTCAATCACCTCACGGGAACGTTCCAAAGCGTGGGGAACTATCCCGGCGTCACGGTGGAATGCAAAGAGGGCGTGGCACGGCTGGATGGCCGCCGGATTCGTGTAGTCGACCTCCCCGGCACTTATTCCCTCACCGCATACTCCCAGGAGGAACTGGTTGCCCGGGATTTCATCATCGAGCAGGGTCCCGACCTTGTCGTGGACGTGCTCGATGCGTCGAATCTGGAACGGCATCTGTACTTGGCCATTCAGATCATGGAGATGGGTGCCCCGTTGATTCTGGCACTCAACATGGTGGACGTGGCTGCACACCGCGGAATCGCTGTTGACCACGCGAAACTGTCGGAACTTCTGGGCATTCCCGTGGTGCCTACCGTGGGCAACAAGGGCGTTGGCGTGAGAGAACTGCTGCAACAATGCCTGGATGCTCTTGACGGCAAGCTCTCCGTCGCGCCCCGCCCGGTCACCTATGGCCACGAGGTCGATGAGGAAGTCGACAAGCTGGCCGAGCTCCTGAGCAGTGTCCCGTCATTGCCCGCCAGGTACCGGCCCCGCTGGCTGGCGGTCAAACTTCTCGAACAGGACGCAGAAGTCGAGAAAAAGGTAGCGGAACTGGCGGATGCCGAGGCGGACCATATGCTGAAGGCCGCCGCCAAGGCCATCAAGGCTATCGAACAGCATTGTGGCGACGATTGCGCCACGGTGATTGCCGAACGGCGCTACGGGTATGCGTCCGGCATCATGAAAGAATGTCTAATCCTCACGGGACAAGCCCGCCAGCTTGTTACGGACCGCATTGATACGCTCGTGTGCAACCGTTTCCTGGGCCCGGTGATTCTGGTCGCGGTAGTGGCCGCCTTGTTCTTTTCCGTATTCAAGATCTCGACTGAATGGGCGTGGATTCCCTGGTTTGGGGGGTGGTATGCGCCGGTTGCGTGGGTGGAATGGTTCTTCGATCAACTTGCCGGCGCGATATCCGGCCTCGAGGCTCGGGCGCCCGTTCTCCATTCGCTGCTGAACGATGCTGTCATCGCGGGCGTGGGGGGCGTGCTTGGTTTCATGCCGCTCATTTTTACGATGTTTTTTCTGATATCCGCGCTCGAGGATTCGGGCTACATTGCGCGTGTTGCGTTCATTCTCGACCGGGTGCTGCAAACCTTCGGCCTCCAGGGGAAATCGATTCTCGCTCTGATCGTTTCCGGCGGGCTGGGCGCGGGCGGATGCGCCGTTCCCGGCGTGATGGCCACACGCACGCTGCGGGAGGACAAGGACCGCCTGATCACCATGCTGGTCGTGCCCTTCATGAATTGTGGAGCGAAACTGACGGTCTATGCCATGTTGATTGCGGCGTTCTTTCCCCGGCATCGCACCGAGATGATGTTGCTTATGTGGGCGATATCGTGGGCGGTGGCGCTTGCCGCCGCGTGGGTGCTCCGTAAATTCGTTATCCGGGGCGAGCAAACCCCCTTTGTGATGGAGTTGCCGCCGTATCACATGCCTCTGCTGCGAAGCATGTTGATTCACACATGGGACCGCACCTGGTTGTACGTGAAGAAGGCCGGAACCGTGATCCTGGCCATCAACATCTTGTTCTGGGCCCTGATGTATTTCCCCCGACCGCCCGATGGCGGAGATTCCCAGGCCCCCGGCGGCGGCCCGCGCGTCGCGGCCGTGACCGAAGAAGAACGGGCCGCTGGCGCCTTGTCGCACAGTTTTGCGGGCCGTTTCGGGCGTGCTCTGGAGCCGGTCACGCAATGGGCGGGCTTTGACTGGCGCACCAACATCTCCCTGATGGGCGGATTCATGGCCAAGGAGGTCATCGTAGGCACCATGGGCACTGCGCTGGCCATGGGAGATGTCGACCCCGACAGGCCGGAATCCCTGTCGCAGCAGCTGGCGCAGGATCCCGCGTGGAATCCGCTCAAAGGTTTTGTTTTGATGGTCTTCGTTATGATGTACGCGCCCTGTTTCGCCAGTATGGCCGTCATTCGCCGCGAAAGCGGCTCTTGGAAGTGGGCGCTCTTTTCCACGGCCTACTCGACGGGGATTGCTTTCGTCCTCGCCGTTGTTATCTACCAAAGCGGCCTGGCGCTGGGCTTGGGCACGCCATGA
- a CDS encoding FeoA family protein, with translation MKAKTLFDLVSGDRARVVRVRGERCPELRQRLLDMGIMRGTELYVERHAPLGDPVEITLKGYSLALRMSEARQIDIEEL, from the coding sequence ATGAAAGCCAAAACGTTGTTTGACCTCGTCAGCGGCGACCGCGCACGCGTTGTGCGGGTGCGGGGCGAGCGGTGTCCCGAGCTCCGGCAGCGTCTGCTCGATATGGGCATTATGCGGGGGACCGAGCTGTACGTTGAGCGGCACGCGCCCTTGGGCGACCCCGTCGAGATTACCCTGAAGGGATACTCCCTGGCGTTGCGCATGAGCGAGGCCAGGCAAATCGACATCGAGGAACTCTGA
- a CDS encoding FeoA family protein → MTQARMLSEARSNETVRVVKCHGGRGFKENLARLGVLPGVLLQVIAKGRSGPVIISCRGCRIAIGQGMAERIEVIRENAAT, encoded by the coding sequence ATGACACAGGCGAGGATGTTGAGCGAAGCACGCAGCAATGAGACCGTGCGTGTGGTGAAATGCCACGGCGGGCGCGGGTTCAAGGAGAACCTTGCGCGGCTGGGCGTGCTGCCGGGCGTGTTGCTGCAGGTGATTGCGAAGGGCCGATCGGGCCCGGTGATCATCTCATGCCGGGGCTGCCGTATCGCCATCGGGCAGGGCATGGCCGAGCGCATAGAGGTCATCCGGGAAAACGCGGCCACGTGA
- a CDS encoding metal-dependent transcriptional regulator, producing MVDERLSASLEDYLEAIFHVVEAKQAARVKDIADRLNVNSSSVTSALHALKERNLVNYEPYDIVTLTLRGLQVAAEVVRGHEALRRFFVDVLGIGNEEAEAAACGMEHAMPPLVLERLIDFVEFVGRNPGARMHWDEDNGRFRGGARFSEEIEDSSQTGA from the coding sequence ATGGTTGACGAACGTCTTAGCGCCAGCCTGGAGGACTATCTCGAGGCGATCTTCCACGTCGTCGAGGCCAAACAGGCAGCGCGGGTCAAAGATATTGCGGACCGCCTGAATGTCAATAGCTCGTCGGTGACCAGTGCGCTGCACGCACTCAAAGAGCGAAACCTTGTCAACTATGAGCCATACGACATTGTGACGCTCACGTTGCGGGGCCTGCAGGTGGCCGCGGAAGTCGTGCGGGGACACGAGGCCCTGCGGCGTTTCTTTGTTGACGTATTGGGCATTGGCAACGAAGAGGCTGAAGCAGCCGCGTGCGGCATGGAACATGCGATGCCGCCCCTTGTGTTGGAGCGGCTTATCGATTTCGTCGAGTTTGTTGGAAGAAATCCCGGTGCGCGGATGCACTGGGACGAGGACAATGGCAGGTTTCGAGGTGGCGCGCGGTTTTCCGAGGAAATAGAAGACAGCTCGCAAACCGGCGCTTAG
- a CDS encoding DUF481 domain-containing protein, producing MALFQRLVLAWAVAAHAGDACADAVYLQNGDRISGSLVGLSGEVLRFRGVYTNLLEIPWRDVLAVTTEEAVEVAVRGSGPVTGRLILLDGEQAITVNGAVSHVAPGEIIAIAVPGAAAAEAAGIPAAPDERKSAEEAASGQAAPKKWAGDVTMGASWRKGATDTFDAATTLTVVRQWPGDTLTFKSEAGYGEVESQKNTQRILGELKWQHFWNERFYGYWLGGAEHDAGRQLDLRLRTGAGLGKEFINNEQRKLSLEGGAGYRREYWLEYGLLAEDAARDASKNARLARLNQFLNQVGTLNGLELIAASLRYYYDAESLKFHNDTVTEDSITVHASSHYEQKVFARSLFSSDLTVEPDIDDFSQYRILSDLAFLTPLSEKMSLKIRLYSEYDSHPGDVDAENWEHKFLTGLDYKF from the coding sequence ATGGCACTGTTTCAGCGTTTGGTCCTGGCGTGGGCCGTTGCCGCTCATGCGGGAGATGCGTGCGCGGACGCCGTATACCTGCAGAACGGCGACCGGATCAGCGGCTCGCTCGTGGGTCTCAGCGGGGAGGTGCTGCGGTTCCGCGGGGTCTACACCAATCTGCTCGAGATCCCGTGGCGAGACGTCCTTGCCGTCACGACCGAGGAAGCCGTCGAGGTTGCAGTTCGCGGCAGTGGACCCGTAACGGGCAGACTCATTCTTCTCGACGGCGAGCAGGCCATCACCGTGAACGGCGCGGTAAGTCACGTCGCGCCCGGGGAGATTATTGCCATAGCCGTGCCGGGCGCCGCAGCCGCTGAGGCAGCGGGCATCCCCGCTGCCCCGGACGAGAGGAAATCCGCGGAGGAGGCGGCGTCCGGGCAAGCCGCCCCGAAGAAGTGGGCGGGGGACGTGACCATGGGCGCTTCCTGGCGCAAGGGCGCTACCGACACGTTTGATGCCGCAACAACGCTCACTGTGGTGCGCCAATGGCCGGGCGACACCCTGACATTCAAGTCTGAGGCTGGCTACGGGGAGGTTGAGTCTCAGAAGAACACCCAGCGTATCCTTGGCGAGTTGAAGTGGCAGCATTTCTGGAACGAACGATTCTACGGCTACTGGCTGGGCGGGGCCGAACATGATGCAGGACGCCAGCTGGATTTGCGTTTGCGCACCGGCGCCGGGCTCGGGAAAGAGTTCATCAATAATGAGCAACGTAAGCTGTCTCTCGAGGGCGGCGCCGGCTACCGGCGCGAGTATTGGCTCGAATACGGCCTGCTCGCGGAAGACGCCGCCAGAGATGCCAGCAAGAACGCCCGGCTCGCGCGGCTCAACCAGTTCCTGAACCAGGTCGGCACACTGAACGGCCTGGAACTGATTGCCGCGAGCTTGCGCTACTATTACGATGCGGAAAGTCTCAAGTTCCATAACGACACCGTCACGGAAGACAGCATCACTGTTCATGCTTCGAGCCATTATGAGCAGAAAGTGTTTGCCAGGAGCCTTTTTTCATCGGACCTGACGGTGGAGCCGGACATTGATGACTTTTCACAATACAGGATTTTATCAGATCTAGCATTTCTGACCCCGCTCTCTGAGAAGATGAGCCTGAAAATACGGCTCTATTCGGAATACGACAGTCATCCCGGGGATGTGGACGCTGAGAACTGGGAACATAAGTTCTTGACGGGTTTGGATTACAAGTTTTAG
- a CDS encoding metallophosphoesterase, with protein MPPAARGSAVAGSVRLAEGFGFVYHSAAMLILTLSDIHGNMRAMARTSGRFAAADVVLLAGDITHFGGSNVARGIIAAIRAETDAFVLGVTGNCDLPEVAQYLAEEDILCEQTCRVLDSVAFAGFGGSLPCPGGTPNEKSETDFWKELSTATGQIPREHPLILLGHQPPFGTVADCTTDGRHVGSRSVRQFIEETRPLVCFCGHIHEGRGTDVVGAAELVNPGPFRDGFYALTELSDDWSTVKVRLCGPDTPA; from the coding sequence ATGCCCCCTGCCGCGCGTGGTTCCGCCGTTGCCGGGTCCGTCCGTCTGGCGGAAGGGTTCGGCTTCGTGTACCATAGCGCCGCAATGCTGATACTTACTCTCTCGGACATTCATGGGAACATGCGTGCCATGGCGCGCACATCTGGGCGGTTTGCCGCTGCCGATGTTGTATTGCTTGCCGGTGACATCACGCATTTCGGCGGCTCGAACGTTGCCCGCGGCATCATCGCCGCGATCCGCGCGGAAACAGATGCGTTCGTGTTGGGCGTGACCGGCAATTGCGATCTTCCCGAGGTGGCCCAATACCTGGCCGAAGAAGACATATTGTGCGAGCAAACGTGTCGTGTTCTAGACTCGGTTGCGTTCGCTGGTTTTGGCGGGTCGCTGCCTTGTCCCGGCGGTACGCCGAATGAGAAGAGTGAAACGGATTTCTGGAAGGAATTGAGCACGGCCACAGGTCAAATCCCCCGGGAACACCCCCTGATTCTTCTCGGTCACCAGCCGCCGTTTGGCACGGTCGCGGACTGCACGACGGACGGGCGGCACGTCGGAAGCCGGAGCGTGAGGCAGTTCATCGAGGAGACACGCCCGCTGGTTTGTTTTTGCGGGCATATTCATGAAGGACGCGGGACGGATGTGGTCGGGGCCGCCGAACTTGTGAATCCAGGACCTTTCCGTGACGGCTTTTATGCGCTCACGGAACTCTCGGATGATTGGTCAACGGTGAAGGTCCGATTGTGCGGCCCGGACACCCCGGCCTAG
- a CDS encoding DUF1559 domain-containing protein, producing the protein MKKHGFTLIELLVVIAIIGILAAILLPALARAREAARRASCANNLKQLGLIFKMYANESKGEKWPSMLKAFPFQSETSPLPCSIPNTFNQFFNGPAVYPEYMTDDKIIICPSDADGEQRADEYWRNTDGSVQPCDFWEVSYTYYGWALKDEYVIMPGTDVNAMPASFDYGFLFAVQTVFTGVGAGTGNDDLVSLSAVFNFGNGTPWNSFESDISYASDTGKDVTCYRLREGIERFFITDINNPAGSAMAQSEVPVMWDSVWSATEGRESYFNHIPGGGNVLYMDGHVEFVRYPSEWPVCKGYVQMMNLLSSMLNP; encoded by the coding sequence ATGAAAAAGCATGGTTTCACTTTGATTGAATTGTTGGTGGTAATCGCCATTATCGGCATTCTGGCCGCGATCCTCCTGCCGGCGCTGGCCCGTGCTCGCGAAGCCGCGCGCCGCGCCAGCTGCGCCAACAACCTCAAACAATTGGGCCTGATCTTCAAGATGTATGCGAACGAAAGCAAGGGCGAGAAGTGGCCGAGCATGTTGAAGGCCTTCCCTTTTCAGAGCGAGACAAGCCCCTTGCCGTGTTCAATACCAAACACGTTCAACCAGTTCTTCAACGGCCCGGCGGTTTACCCCGAGTATATGACCGATGACAAGATCATCATTTGCCCGTCCGACGCCGATGGTGAACAGCGGGCAGACGAGTATTGGCGCAATACCGACGGCAGCGTCCAGCCCTGCGATTTCTGGGAAGTGTCTTACACGTACTATGGCTGGGCATTGAAGGACGAGTACGTCATCATGCCGGGAACGGATGTCAACGCCATGCCGGCGTCGTTTGACTATGGGTTCCTCTTCGCGGTCCAGACCGTTTTCACGGGCGTGGGTGCCGGCACGGGGAACGATGATCTTGTCAGTCTCTCCGCTGTTTTCAACTTTGGGAACGGCACCCCCTGGAACTCGTTTGAAAGCGATATCAGCTACGCGAGCGACACGGGCAAGGATGTGACCTGCTACCGTCTTCGTGAAGGCATCGAGCGGTTCTTCATCACCGACATCAACAATCCGGCCGGCAGCGCCATGGCCCAAAGCGAGGTCCCGGTAATGTGGGACTCGGTCTGGTCTGCAACAGAAGGCCGGGAAAGCTACTTCAACCACATCCCCGGCGGCGGCAACGTGCTGTACATGGATGGGCACGTGGAGTTCGTCCGGTACCCGAGCGAGTGGCCGGTCTGCAAAGGCTACGTGCAGATGATGAATTTGCTCAGCAGCATGCTCAATCCGTAA
- a CDS encoding DUF1559 domain-containing protein — translation MKKHGFTLIELLVVIAIIGILAAILLPALARAREAARRASCANNLKQLGVVFKMYANESKGEKWPSLCKAFPKYSLPCDLDDPAAQPNHVNRFFDGPSVYPEYLTDDNVLICPSDADGWTRVEVDGWRHPDAMFPNGGINPCHFWEISYEYYGWAVMPELLLVGPVNTTTLNRDSYDVMGGDFEPGFLAAMLEEFGVAGTYLDDTWATSRGQVHERDLTLNPPETDTGATTVYRLREGIERFFITDINNPAGSALAQSEIPVMWDMAWTTSDPQNKWSYFNHIPGGSNVLYMDGHVEFIRYPSEWPVCKAYVDMMNALATVIS, via the coding sequence ATGAAAAAACATGGATTTACCTTGATTGAATTGCTCGTGGTGATTGCCATCATCGGCATTCTGGCCGCGATCCTGCTGCCGGCGCTGGCCCGTGCCCGCGAGGCCGCCCGCCGCGCCAGCTGCGCCAACAACCTCAAACAGTTGGGGGTGGTCTTCAAGATGTACGCCAACGAGTCCAAAGGCGAGAAATGGCCGAGCCTGTGCAAGGCGTTTCCCAAATACTCCCTCCCCTGCGACCTGGATGACCCTGCCGCCCAGCCCAACCACGTCAACAGGTTCTTTGATGGTCCGTCCGTGTATCCCGAGTATTTGACGGACGACAACGTCCTCATTTGCCCATCGGACGCGGACGGCTGGACCCGCGTGGAGGTCGACGGCTGGCGGCATCCTGATGCGATGTTTCCCAATGGAGGCATTAACCCCTGCCATTTCTGGGAAATCTCGTACGAGTACTACGGGTGGGCCGTGATGCCCGAGCTGCTGCTGGTGGGCCCCGTCAACACAACTACCCTGAACAGGGATTCCTACGACGTAATGGGCGGCGATTTCGAGCCTGGTTTCCTCGCCGCGATGCTGGAAGAGTTCGGCGTAGCCGGCACCTATCTTGACGACACGTGGGCCACCAGCCGCGGACAAGTTCACGAGCGCGACTTGACGCTGAATCCTCCGGAAACGGATACAGGCGCAACGACCGTTTATCGCCTTCGTGAGGGCATTGAGCGGTTCTTCATCACCGACATCAACAATCCCGCGGGCAGCGCCTTGGCCCAGAGCGAAATTCCAGTCATGTGGGATATGGCGTGGACAACCTCGGACCCTCAGAACAAATGGAGCTATTTCAACCACATCCCCGGCGGCAGCAATGTCCTTTACATGGACGGACATGTCGAATTCATTCGCTACCCGAGCGAATGGCCCGTGTGCAAAGCGTATGTAGACATGATGAATGCGCTGGCCACCGTGATCAGTTGA